aaaaataacaacaacaaacaaataatcaataaataatacatcaatatttaataaataggtCAGAAGTAAAGTAGTACTACTAttcaagtagtcaacataataagtggGCAAGTGCACAACAACAAACGAACAGTTAATCaataaagaagtagtcaacataataaatcagTAGAGGTccacatgaataagtggtcacaaaaAGAAGTACGTAAGTACAAAAAGGGACTAAAGAGGTTAGCAGCCTTTGGAATTAGTACCATGCTAGCCATAACGTTAGCGTAAAAGTTTGTTGTAGGTCATTGGTACCATGCTAGCCAcgctattttttatttctcgATTATTGCGTAGGAtactaattatttttcaaagacAGATGAGTCATGAGGAAGCTGTCAATGGGcagatatattatttttatatatttatgttatttCATCAATATGGGTGGCTAGATGGAAAGAAAGAAACGTGTCAAGAAAACACCtgaatcaaaatttaaaacgtcCATAATTAGAATAAAGAATTTGAAATTGTCGCCAAAAAAACGTTGCATAATCGTCATTTCCGCTATCCGCCGGAAGGATAAAAAGCAGGCAACGCGCAGGAGCTCCGGAACGTCCCCCCAGCGCTCCTCATCGTGCAGCCGAGGTAACGTCGCAAGGTTCCGCCGAACGTCTGTCGTTATGAAATGGCGGAAGCTCAAACATTAGCTTACGTCGCAGCCACCTTTCCTCATTGCCGGGATCCCGGCCTGTTAGTTTGAGGGCCACCGGGCCCAGGAAtatcgagttttcctcgtgggaCGTTGCTGCTCTTTTTCCCACAcctaaattctgatggagactccattgatagctgctagctaggcttcttcacacagtcgaggacactgtatgcgttacactgctagagagatgcgctgtaacagccattgacactcgcgtggctcatttgaaacagccacgagccgGGAACCTACCTCGAACAGAAACTCcaaagtggagtccccacatacacctgaagtttcgaaggctatgggctggaacaagtatCTATCGACAAGCGGTGCATACTTGACAGCcttcattgactctgccttgttcgcagctgagcacgcttttattgcagatgaagaAGCAATtgaggattgagaaaaggtgtCAACAACTGTCACATCCCATGTCAAACACTTTCCCATCTTCCAAGGAAAGATTGACAAGCCGTCAGGCCTTCGCTCGTCTGCACGCACCAGGCCACTTGGCTCGAGGATTGAAGGAACACCAGCTTGACATAGTGCGCGTTTAACGATGTCGTTGATGTTGGAGTGACGAGGGAAACGACCAGCTTGGACACGGCAGGACAAGGGGTGGAGAGCTCGGCTATCTATTGAATGACCACACTTACTTTagttttttaaactttaatttAGCTAACTAGTTTGGAAGAAGGCGTACCTTCTGTGAGGTTCCGATTGGTCAGGTTGAGACTTCCGCTTTTCCGGGCCGCTCTCAGGAGTCCGTACGGGACTGTCGGCTCGCTTTTGGGGGTCCTAAAGCCCCGCAGAGAGTCCGAAGTCTCCTGCTGCGCGCCCCTCAAACGAGACATTTGAATTGCTAGCTGCTCTCCCACTCCCGCTCACAGGTTGTGGCTTCCGGCTTTAATTTAGCTAACTAGTTTGGAAGAAGGCGTACCTTCTGTGAGGTTCCGATTGGTCAGGTTGAGACTTCCGCTTTTCCGGGCCGCTCTCAGGAGTCCGTACGGGACTGTCGGCTCGCTTTTGGGGGTCCTAAAGCCCCGCAGAGAGTCCGAAGTCTCCTGCTGCGTGCCCCTCAAACGAGACATTTGAATTGCTAGCTGCTCTCCCACTCCCGCTCACAGGTTGTGGCTTCCGGCTTTAAATTAACTAACTAGTTTTGAGGAAGGCGTACCTTCTGTGAGGTTCCGATTTTTCAGGTCGAGACCTCCGCTTTTCCGGGCCGCTCTAAGGAGTCCGTACGGGACTGTCGGCTCGCTTTTGGGGGTCCTAAAGCCCCGCAGGGAGTCCGAAGTCTCCTGCTGCGCGCCCCTCAAACgagacatttgaattttttcgtTTGCTAGCAAAACGCTGCTCTCCCACTCCTGCTTACAGGTTGTCGCTTCCGGCTTTAATTTAGCTAACTAGTTTGGAAGAAGGCGTACCTTCTGTGAGGTTCCGATTTTTCAGGTCGAGACCTCCGCTTTTCCGGGCCGCTCTAAGGAGTCCGTACGGGACTGTCGGCTCGCTTTTGGGGGTCCTAAAGCCCCGCAGGGAGTCCGAAGTCTCCTGCTGCGCGCCCCTCAAACGAGACATTTGAATTGCTAGCTGCTCTCCCACTCCCGCTCACAGGTTGTGGCTTCCGGCTTCCGCCCGCTAATTCGTCACTTCCGCCTTACGCCATCTGACATCGCCTATTGGACACAACACATTTGCACAGAATCGGGTCACAAACTTTGACACCGAGACGATGAGCAATGGAGATGCGAAGCTCATCGGGGGGGGGAGTTTATTGCCCAAAGTCGCACTTGGCAAAGCATTCAACCAAGCTCCGGAGGGAAACGTCGACGCTgatttccaagatggcgccgttcacgcagGAGCCAGTgtaagtagctctgtacactcttatggttttcgtgttttacagcccttctaattacatttgaatatttctttatacattcctttttacttgactttgtactttatactttttacttgaatgtttttacaactttccttgttctgttagcctggcttctttcggctacttcttttttggaaccattcggccatgcctacgctgtcacacacatggatgggactgttacaatacgcagcggaaggagtagcaacacctcggtgccgccggggattcggagctggacaaaagtgccgggagaagaggcaacgcttctgaccaaccattccatcgtgggataagatggaagagctgtcggcgcttaccagcaacggaatcgaggtgccctactctgctactgttgtcttaaGCTTctgactactgaggaactgggtggataagcttggaaggaagagtgactctgcatattctctacctcggtcacagtctgcagaagttccccatcttgtggaagacttcctgtgtgtggttccagtttccattgactttgatttgctttgtactttttgcttttgctttgttgttgtgcggcctttgcgactgtactgtctaacttctaACTATGCTAACTTTTCTTGCTGCTACtgttgtcacaatgaaatttcccgaatacgggatgaataaagttatccaatccaatccaatccaataatgctAGCTATAGCGTTAGCGTAAAAGTCGACGTCAACGAGATGAAAACTTACAAGTTGAGGTTGCTTTTGCTGCTGCTCTTCATGAGGAAAGCTTTAAAGGAGGCAGCCACCTGCACGCTCACTTGTTGAGTTCCGTCCATCTCGGCTTTCGGAACAAAATCCGCCCCGAGGCAGCGACGAGACGACGGACACCTGACAAACACAAATTCGGGAGCCGAGCGAGTGGAAGGCGACGACCGCGTCGCCACGGCAACGGCCGCGCAGGCGCAGTTAACATAAATGACAACATGGAAATTCAAGGTTTCAACGCATCGTTCAACGTGTCATTAAGTCTTTCAATTAGGAACGAGGACTATCTCAAATTTGGATTAGAAAAATGAgatatggaaaagaaaaagtagGACTACAGTAGTAATTCTGTATAGcattatttcaataaaaaataaataaaacacatggTAATAAAGTAATGAAATAAATTTAGAATATATAAAAAGCATGGACACATGTAATAGTTGTTTTCCCTTTATAACACTCCGGCATAGCTTAACTCTTCACTTTCCATTGACGTCCACCGACGTCCAaaacattttgactggcaggggTGTGGAAGCGACTTATTTTTATGACTTTAAGAACAGACAAATAAGAATaatgaatgaactaaaaaatattgcagaggaataaaaatgatctcaaatgttcttttcaaaccagacaaaaaaattaaccaaTTTGTAACGAAACGCAATAAGAAATGGATCGGAGGTCCATGGATGTTTTTAATAACAATTCCGTTTTTTGGGGCGGGTCCGAGTtcagtcggcggcggcggcggtttcCTGAACGGCCGCCAGCGTGTCAGCATACTGGAATTGCGGTCCGCTTTGGTAGTCCAGCATGTCCAGGGCCACCTCGCAGCTCTCCTTGACCACGCGCTGAGCGTCGGCGCGGTAGCGGCGCAGCACGTCCAGGCACTCGTCGCGGCCGATGGCGCCCAGGGCCTCGGCCGCCTCGTGGCGCACCATGGCGCTCTCGGCGCCGCCGCGCTCCAAGACGGCGCGGAGCGCCGGCACCGCCGCCGGGTCCCGCATCTGGCCCAGCACGTAGCCGATCTCGTGGCGGAACAGGGCGCCCGAGCACAGGAGACCTGGCGAGCCGACGGGAAAACGAGATGGTGTGAGCCGGGTGATGCCCGTCCGACGACGCTCCGGtttcccgtgtgcggtcgattggttgccggtcttttgttaaacccaaaaaaaaccttgacAGCTAGCATTGGACTGCCAACTCCCgcttcaaaacggattggacgtccgtctgTCCACTGGCGATCAACCCACTTCGTGTggagtcgattggtcgccggtcttttggtcgccccgaccgcaacaatgggcgaccaaaagaccggcggcaaaacaaggtaaaacaagacggtctacacatgaataaaagccaaaaatggcAACGAGGAGTTTCAccgagccgacgtgtgagtgtattcaagagtttgtatgtacatgcgttgctgtccctttaagaagcgacgtcagtcagtcggtcttaacaagttctccaacaaaaaacaatcaaagtccgggaaatgtggagcttttctttagactaataattattagggcattaagtatgactaaatagtcattggcagtttgtatttagggaatttgagcaaccatttcaatggtcattatcaatagccttcctggcgaccaaaagagcggtgACCAATGGACGTGTACCCCGGTTTCCGTCTCATTGCACGTCTCACCCACCGTCTCCCAGGGCGAGCACCGCCTCCCGGCCGCCGAGGTTGCGCAACGCGAACATGGCCCTGTAACGTTGGAAGAGCGGCAGGCTCTCGTCCAGCAGGGCGGCGCGCAGCTCGGCCGCGCTGCCGGCGGGGGCGGCCGGCGCCGGGTCCACCGAGTCGTACGGGTTCCcgtcgccgtcggcgcccccGCTCGCCAGCCACTCCAGGCGCCGCACGGCCAGCTGGCACGTCTCCGCCacctgtgtttaaaaaaaaaacgtcagccAGACCAAACCGGAAGTGAACCAAAACCAAAAGGAACCCAAAAAGAAGTCATTCAATCAATTAGCAATGTAGCACAAGTGGCCTACCTCCACCACTGGATCCTGGCTGTAGGACTTGAGCAGATCCAGGACCGAAGGATCCCCGATGGCTCCTAGCGCTTCCCCTGCGCGCCGACGGACGGAGAGAGGTCAGCGGGTACCGTCGGAAAATGGCCGCCGGCCACGTCGCCCGCCGGACTCACCCGCCTCGTGGCGCACCATGGGGTCCTGGCGCGTGTCGGCCAGTACGGCGCCGAGGACAGGGATGGCGCGGGTGTCCTGCATCTGGCCCAGACAGTAAGCCAGCTCGTGCTTGAGCAGAGCCGAGTCGTCCACGAACGCTTTGCTGATCCACTCCACCGCCTCGGCGCCTAcccaaaaataaaccaaagCATAAAAATGGGGCCAATGACCGATGACCAGCTCACATCCCACTTTACCTCCGAGGTTCTTAAGGGTGAACAGGGCGCGGAACCGCTGCGTCAGGACCTGATCGGGGTCCACCAGAACGGAACCCACCGCGGCCAGCTCCTCCGGACTGGCCGCCATCCTGTGGAGAAAAGTGAGTCGATGAATCATCGATTATTATTGTCAATCGTCTACATGTAcagaaataaatgtttaaaaaaaagcttaggATATGTATTAGTAAAAGTCTATAAAAGATTTGGATCCCTTTAAAACGTTGACTTGAGCATGGGGGTGAATGAATTTCATTTGATAATCGAGTAGTCGAATAATCGCGGCAGCCTTAATAGACACACAATCAATTCTCCGCCCACATTTATTGACCAACTGTCACATTGATTGTTCCATACAATAACATTGAAGCTATCCAGACGTTGTCATCCCAAACTATTCATATTTAGAGCGTCAACAATTCGTTGCATAAACTAGCAACTGCGCTACACGTGCTAAACGAAGCTAAGTTACTAGCCAATTATCCTATTCTTATTCAAAGCGGCTGTGGTTGTCACGCCACCAGCGACGGTAATACAACCTTATCTCGTTG
Above is a genomic segment from Stigmatopora argus isolate UIUO_Sarg chromosome 8, RoL_Sarg_1.0, whole genome shotgun sequence containing:
- the LOC144078819 gene encoding deoxyhypusine hydroxylase-like — encoded protein: MAASPEELAAVGSVLVDPDQVLTQRFRALFTLKNLGGAEAVEWISKAFVDDSALLKHELAYCLGQMQDTRAIPVLGAVLADTRQDPMVRHEAGEALGAIGDPSVLDLLKSYSQDPVVEVAETCQLAVRRLEWLASGGADGDGNPYDSVDPAPAAPAGSAAELRAALLDESLPLFQRYRAMFALRNLGGREAVLALGDGLLCSGALFRHEIGYVLGQMRDPAAVPALRAVLERGGAESAMVRHEAAEALGAIGRDECLDVLRRYRADAQRVVKESCEVALDMLDYQSGPQFQYADTLAAVQETAAAAD